One Candidatus Bathyarchaeia archaeon genomic window, AAGCCGCCTCGTCGGATCCGCCCCGGAAAAGGAGGGGAGCGAAATCGCCAAGAATCAGCCCTGAACTCGGATCTTGAAAATGCCCCGATTCTCGCCTTCGAATCATTCGAGAATAGTGGCTGATTTCCCCTATCTTTCCCCCGTCATCCAAGCCCGATCGTGCCTTGAATCAACTGTCTCCCCGAGAAATCTTGCCAGATGGAAATTTTCTCCAAAAAGAGGGGTAGGGGGTCTTAGCGATCGGGTCTCACGACGCAAGTCCGGTAGTCCGACTGGAATCGGCGCTTGTGAATCCGCGTTTCAGTCTTGAAATGAGTCTCTCCATGTCAACCTTGTACAGGACTATCCCCAACACGACGAACACCATGGAGAATAGAATGGAGGCTTCGATACGCGACAGTCCGGTCAGACCAGTGGCCGTGTACAATCTTCCAAGCCCGACATACTCAAGGCCGATTTCGAGGAAACTCTTCAGAACCTTCGCGACGAAGGTGATGATGAAAATCCCGGTGAGCTTTGAACTGCTTGCCCCTGCCCCCAAGTACACGTAATCGTCGAGTGGGAGACCTGGGATCAGCGCGGTTACAAAAACCACCGCCCGACCTGTCTTCCGTTCGAGCATTCTTCCAAGGAACATCACACTCTTGTTACGTCCCAATCGCCCGCTGAACCCCTTTCCACCAGCATAAAGTACCAGTTTTCCCAGGGAAGCTCCAGCTGCGGTGGCTAGAACGATCAGTGCAAAATTTCCAACTGAGAACCCGGCGGCAAGAAGTGCAGTGGTAGCAATCAGAGTGTAAGACGCTCCAAAGAAAGGAGTCGCGTTTGACCCCAGAGACACTAGGAAAAGAATGAGGATCGAAAGTAAGCCTAGAGCCAATTCTTCACAACTAGAACTTTCGGCTTGATCCCTCTAAGGATTTGCGGATCGTGGCTCTTCTTTCTTGTCAAATTTGACTCTTCTCAAGCGGTTGGGACCCCACCAAGCCCTCTGACCCAGAACAGACATGATCGCTCGGACAAGATAGGTGCGAACAACCATCGCGTCCAGAACCACAGCCAGAGCGATCGCGAAACCGAACCCTTCCAGCAAACGATTAGATGACAACAAGAGCGATCCAAGAGCACCGGCAAGAATCAGCGCCAGAGCGGTAATTATTCCCCCAGTTCGATCAACCGCGTCAACCACCGCCTGACGAGTTTCCTTGCCCTTCTGCGCCTCCTCCCTAATTCGCGTTAGAATGAAGATGTTGTAATCCATCCCGATACCGTAAAGCAATAGAAACAGCACAAGAGGGATGATGAACAAGACCCCTGACTGCAGTACATTGTTGAAAAAGAGAAGAGTAGCCGCGTAAGCCCAGGTGATACTCAATCCAATCGAGAGAATCCCAGTTACCGCAAGAGGATACGACCCAAGCACCACCAGCAAAACAACGAAAATCGCCGCGACCGTTAGAACTCTCATTGTATTGAACTGGTTGACCGTCTCGCCTGCAAAGTCTAGAGTAGAAGCGGAAGCACCCCCGACCAATATCATGTCCTGCGCTAGTGAAGCGTCGGATCGCTGAAGGCTCGTGACAACGCTTCGGATCCGGCTAACCGAGTCGAGAGACTTCGGAGTGAAGGGCTCGTCAAAAAATAGAACCGTTACCAACGCGGTTCGATTATCTTTTCCGATATTCCCTAGGACCGCAGATCTCGTTAGTGGGTCCAGAGCTCTGATATTGGTCGCGTTCACGGGGACACCACTGGGACGAGTGGGTCCAATAACCTCCTTCACATTCGACAAGGCGGTAATATTCTGACTCAGTTTTTCCAGGCTAGCTTGTGCACTAGCCGTGAGGTTCCCATTTGTAAGAATCGATGTGGGAAACTGCACGAGCACTTGTGTGGGGCCTATCTGGCCAGCACCGAAACTTTTCTCCAAGACTGCAAGACCATCAACACTCTCAGCATGAGTGAGTCCCGCCGTAAAGTCGTACGAGGTCGCACCTGTTAGTGATATGTATATAGCAGGGACCGAGACCAGCAAAGTCAACACCAGAACTAATGCCGGTCGTCTAACGCTGAAACTTGCCGCCCGCCGGAAATATCCCGGCCGCTCAGCTCTCTTCTTCCTCGCCTTGATCGCGTAGCTCTCGAATCTCTTCCCTGACCTCGGCCAGAATATTCTGTCACCTGCAAGAAGGATGAAGGATGGTATCAGTGTTAGGCTCACGAGCAGAGCGATTAGGACGCCGAAGCCGAGGCCGACACCAATCGATCGAAGCAGTGTGAAGCTGCTTATCGTCATTGCTCCGAACGCTATGATGACAGTAGTCGCACTGGTGGCGATGCTCTCTCCGGACCAGGTTACAGAAGTGTGGACTGCATCAGTCTTGGCGTGACCCTCGACGCGTTCTTCCCGGTAGCGCGCCATCAAGAAGATGGAGTAATCAGTTCCTACTCCGAGCATTATTGTGAACAAGAACGTTGTGGTCGTGTCCTGAATGGGAATGATGTACTTGCCGATGAGATACAATCCTCCTTCAGTGATCATTAGTGCCATTCCGACGATGGTCAGAGGCACGAGGGGAGTAGCTATTGCAAAGAAGAACAGTCCCGCCAGAATCAGTATTGCGCCTATAGTGACGGGTTCGATAAGGCTCAGATCCCTTTGGCTTCCAAGGGAAGAATCAGCGGTGGTAGCCAGATCTCCAGTGACGTAGGTCCGCGAAGGGCCGCCGTCGCTGGTCTTCAGCTGAGAGATAATATCCCGCATAGTCACTACATTCTTCAAGATCGGGTCAGTGTCGGCAGAGCCGAACGAGCCAGGGGATTTCGAGAAGCTCACTAGAACAATTATGACCTTGTTGTCCGGGCTGATGAAATTCTGGCGAATCGTCTGTGGGACAGGTACTGGATAGTTGGCGAGAGTGTGGTTCAATAAGATCTGATTAGCGGTTGACTGTGCGGCTGCGAAACTGTAGCCTTGTTGCAGGTAGTAACCAGTTAGGTACGCTCTTTCTATGCTGTAGATCGAGGTGACGTTCTCGACGCTGTTCAGAGTTCCCGGCACTAAAAGCCTCGTCTCTAGATCCAGGGTGAATCGCTTTGTCGCGTTGTTAGTAACATCGTTTCCTTCGAGCAGAATTATGGCGCTGGTGTTGGCTTGTGGATGGGGGAACTCTTGAGCCATTAGGCTCTGGGCCCTTGCAGACTCGGAGTTGCCTGATTGGCCGCCACTAGTGCTTGAGGTGACAACCGAGTTGAGTTGTTGAGATAAGGGGAGACTTACAGCAAAGAGCAGAATCCAAAAGACGATTATCAGCTTGTATCTTCTACCCACGAACGAGCCGATTCTCGCGAAAACCGGAACGCGAGATCCTTGAGTTGCTTGGGACGAATCGGGCCTGTTCATTCAATACATGCACTCATGGCCGTCGAGAGATGGCGATGCTGGCTTTCTAGGCTATTTACGCGTGATCATCAAAATTGTTTCAGATATTTGGCGCAAGATTCGGAGTCAAACTACTTAGGTCTAAGTTTGAATCCAGTATGATCGTAGTCTTGACAGAAAAAACCCGTCTAGTCGTGGCCATTCCAGCTCGCTCGACAAAGGTCCAGACGGAGCGTCAGAACTGGGCGGTTTACGGCGGACTCATCCTCACGATGTTTCTCTGGGGACTCGCATGGCCTGTTGGAAGACTCCTCGCAACAAGCCTCCCACCCGTTTCTATCGCCGCGATTAGATATGCAATCGTCGTCCCAGTACTATTTGCTATCCTCTGGTTTAGAGAGCACTCTTTCAGAATCGAGAAGTCATGGATTCCAACTCTCGTCGTAATGGGAATTC contains:
- a CDS encoding MMPL family transporter, coding for MNRPDSSQATQGSRVPVFARIGSFVGRRYKLIIVFWILLFAVSLPLSQQLNSVVTSSTSGGQSGNSESARAQSLMAQEFPHPQANTSAIILLEGNDVTNNATKRFTLDLETRLLVPGTLNSVENVTSIYSIERAYLTGYYLQQGYSFAAAQSTANQILLNHTLANYPVPVPQTIRQNFISPDNKVIIVLVSFSKSPGSFGSADTDPILKNVVTMRDIISQLKTSDGGPSRTYVTGDLATTADSSLGSQRDLSLIEPVTIGAILILAGLFFFAIATPLVPLTIVGMALMITEGGLYLIGKYIIPIQDTTTTFLFTIMLGVGTDYSIFLMARYREERVEGHAKTDAVHTSVTWSGESIATSATTVIIAFGAMTISSFTLLRSIGVGLGFGVLIALLVSLTLIPSFILLAGDRIFWPRSGKRFESYAIKARKKRAERPGYFRRAASFSVRRPALVLVLTLLVSVPAIYISLTGATSYDFTAGLTHAESVDGLAVLEKSFGAGQIGPTQVLVQFPTSILTNGNLTASAQASLEKLSQNITALSNVKEVIGPTRPSGVPVNATNIRALDPLTRSAVLGNIGKDNRTALVTVLFFDEPFTPKSLDSVSRIRSVVTSLQRSDASLAQDMILVGGASASTLDFAGETVNQFNTMRVLTVAAIFVVLLVVLGSYPLAVTGILSIGLSITWAYAATLLFFNNVLQSGVLFIIPLVLFLLLYGIGMDYNIFILTRIREEAQKGKETRQAVVDAVDRTGGIITALALILAGALGSLLLSSNRLLEGFGFAIALAVVLDAMVVRTYLVRAIMSVLGQRAWWGPNRLRRVKFDKKEEPRSANP